Below is a genomic region from Paraburkholderia sp. BL23I1N1.
GCGAAGGGCGACAACCTGATCGAACGCCAGGACCCGACCCGTGAATTGCGGGAGCACCTGGCCTTCGAGCCATCGGCGCAGGGTCGCACCTTGTACGGGGTCTTTCCGCTCCCGTTGCAGAACGCCGAGTTCCAGTTCAAGCACGGTGATCGCGGAAAGAAACTGCGCGGCGGATGGTACAGATGACGCCCAGGCGATGACGTTCACATCAGCGGTCTTCGGCTTTCGGATTTCGGAAATTACGTTCGTATCAAGTAGAAACATCAGTCGTCCAGGTCAGCGGCACGAATCCCGATTTCCGCGCGTGGCGCTTCGAACTCATCGTTGACGTCATCATCTTTCATGGCCACGGCTTCGAGTAGCGTCGTGAAGCCGCCGGTAAGCCGCCGGTATTCATCGATATTCAGCAGCACATGCGACGGGCGGCCACGATCCGTGATGAACACGGGGCCGTTCGCGGAAGCCTTCTTGGCTTCGCTCGCCGACTGGTTGAATTCCCGGCTGGAGATGGTCGTAGCGCTCACGGTGAGCCTCCTTATAATTGTAGTAATGTTACTACATCGATGGATGATTTCAAGGTGGCGCTCATGAACTGGAGCGGGCTAACAGGAACGCGGCGTTGTTCACGACCCAGCTTTGGACCGAAGAAGTTAAAGCGACGATAGATTATGAAGTAACAAATCCTTTAAATTTTGATAAGCTG
It encodes:
- a CDS encoding type II toxin-antitoxin system VapC family toxin — its product is MMFLLDTNVISEIRKPKTADVNVIAWASSVPSAAQFLSAITVLELELGVLQRERKDPVQGATLRRWLEGQVLPQFTGRVLAFDQVVALRCARLHVPDPRAERDAIIAATALAHGMTVVTRNIKDFEATGVPLLNPWKPQP
- a CDS encoding type II toxin-antitoxin system Phd/YefM family antitoxin; translated protein: MSATTISSREFNQSASEAKKASANGPVFITDRGRPSHVLLNIDEYRRLTGGFTTLLEAVAMKDDDVNDEFEAPRAEIGIRAADLDD